Proteins found in one Misgurnus anguillicaudatus chromosome 3, ASM2758022v2, whole genome shotgun sequence genomic segment:
- the pold4 gene encoding DNA polymerase delta subunit 4 yields the protein MTPKRGLITDTYKVVKRARRRCKRDKSPSPPKAEPEPQQPSEREKDLEELKKFDLDWNFGPCTGISRLQRWERAALHGLNPPQEIKDILLKEDTDPEYIQSLWRDYPL from the exons atgacacctAAGCGTGGATTGATCACTGACACGTACAAGGTTGTAAAGAGGGCAAGAAGAAGGTGCAAGAGAGACAAGTCTCCTTCACCCCCAAAAGCAG AACCTGAGCCCCAACAACCGAGTGAGCGAGAAAAAGATCTAGAAGAGCTGAAGAAGTTTGATCTGGACTGGAATTTTGGACCATGCACTG GCATCAGTCGACTGCAGAGATGGGAAAGGGCGGCACTGCATGGACTAAATCCTCCACAGGAGATTAAAGACATCCTACTGAAGGAGGATACTGACCCAGAATACATACAAAG TCTCTGGCGTGACTATCCCCTCTAA